AAATGCCAGTGCCTGGGTCCCCCTACAGTCCGTAAATAATTAAACAATTTCCAGAGCAGGGCCCCAGTCACAAACCTGGTGTGAAGATGTgcctgtatatgtatggctgagttccctttgctgttcatctgaaactatcaaaacattgttaatcagctataccccaatacaaaataaaaagttaaaaaaaaatcaactgagaaTCCGGTAGGAACCTGAAACGTCTTGAAGTTGTCTGAAGATTCTTCAATCACTATGTCAAGCGACACAGATATTTCTCTTTATTCATATGATGAAGATCAGGGATCTAAACTTATCCGAAAAGCTAGAGAGGCACCATTTGTCCCCATTGGAATGGCATGTTTTGCAGCAATTGTTGCATATGGATTATATAGATTGAAGAGCAGGGGACATACTAAAATGTCTGTTCACCTGATCCACATGCGTGTGGCAGCCCAAGGCTTTGTTGTGGGAGCAATGACTCTTGGTATGGGCTATTCCCTGTATCAAGAATTCTGGGGGAAACCTAAACCTTAGAAGAGGAGATGCTGTCTTGGTCGTCTTGGTGGTGCTTGCTATAGTTAGACATCTCATATTGAGGTTATATGTTTATGCTGAAAATAAATTGTTTGGGTCAGACAAGAACATGGTAATTTGAAAATTGGCCTCCTTTCTTGCAGGCTTGATTTGCCTGGTGACCAAGTTACTGGTGACTAGTTCACTAGCTAGGTCATTCAGGGGAGTCAGACCAGCACAAAAGAAACATGTCACTTTTAAATACACTTGATAGTGGTACCTATCCACCTTCTTAAACTCTTCTGTTGAAATTAGTTCTAAAGAAGACAACATGCCAATCCTGAAAATGCTCCCAGTTGCTGCAGAATATCATATGCTTTTGATGTAATGTAGGAATCCTATTTACCCCAGTTAATTTAACTTTCTGATGGCCTTGTGGACTGAGTACTGTTTTATGGGCTGGTTGGCTCTTGAGGAACCCTTTCAGAACAGTGCATGGAATACAACATTACAAACCTCCCTggaagtctgtgtgtgtttttaaaccaACACTAAAAAGCTGGTAACAGAGCCACTTTGAAgtagtatttattttagaatcataGTTATAAACATGAGAGTAACTTAACTTGTGGATCCCTTTTAGCTCTTTAGTAATTGCAGAATTATATTTTGCTGCTGTtaaattagaataattttaaattattttgaaacatgtattttaagtgCTAATGTAAAGGTAAatgaaaaaacacttttaaaat
The sequence above is a segment of the Bos mutus isolate GX-2022 chromosome 9, NWIPB_WYAK_1.1, whole genome shotgun sequence genome. Coding sequences within it:
- the LOC102282478 gene encoding HIG1 domain family member 1A, mitochondrial — translated: MSSDTDISLYSYDEDQGSKLIRKAREAPFVPIGMACFAAIVAYGLYRLKSRGHTKMSVHLIHMRVAAQGFVVGAMTLGMGYSLYQEFWGKPKP